From one Dermacentor silvarum isolate Dsil-2018 chromosome 3, BIME_Dsil_1.4, whole genome shotgun sequence genomic stretch:
- the LOC119443729 gene encoding uncharacterized protein LOC119443729, with protein MASEMEVVTSMEDNMASALSIGSFGGSTCIEVHGEDITPEEVEGGSASGKRIKQIMAGKENGESATITRQSRPKTRASFAKRVAASVTKAARMPIDMPKEDTKVVMRPRGGLNVAKTEASIIMSVVRTAARVTKEEAKADTICTNAQQNIIVVSTPDERRATLYSKVKALNIGSKTYEINAYRTAPDGTVKGVIRGIAVDDTPEEIAENIVNPYNPLAVEAHRIGNTTTVIVVFAGQKVPNYVKYGSILVKCGLYRKHFDVCKQCGRVGHRRDVCPNSNAKVCFGCGIANPREGHERECKPKCKLCGGQHPTGEKECKNKYKMPYVVKKRQWERKMEAMQQQPNPESSPPRRASPAERPRGESKQRDSSRKRDDSKIGRSASHRRPSQSRERGSWADAVKANMAEKRQPPAQNAAKKIQEANGVEKSLRDENEKLKRRIVEQDATIREINEKLTTLIAMQQQQQQQPTPAQQRKQEMTEDEPEVEVDPRATIAAGPAPKTRAIEGAKERKITERIEKQGDRLDHLEATSKVTNERLTALEQMVQQMTTNIQSTIQNMIAQMQTQLQAHIQAQMQSMEAQVIAKLQQSWQGQHA; from the coding sequence ATGGCGTCCGAAATGGAAGTGGTCACGTCGATGGAAGACAACATGGCGTCAGCGCTGAGTATCGGCAGTTTCGGCGGGAGCACGTGCATCGAAGTTCACGGAGAGGACATTACACCGGAAGAAGTCGAAGGCGGGTCGGCCTCCGGCAAGCGCATCAAGCAGATCATGGCCGGCAAGGAAAACGGTGAGTCCGCCACCATTACTCGCCAGTCTAGACCCAAGACTAGGGCCAGCTTTGCTAAGAGAGTTGCAGCTTCGGTAACGAAAGCGGCGAGGATGCCGATAGATATGCCGAAAGAAGACACCAAGGTAGTCATGAGACCACGTGGCGGTCTCAACGTAGCGAAAACGGAGGCTTCAATTATCATGTCGGTCGTCAGGACGGCGGCTCGAGTAACGAAGGAAGAAGCCAAAGCAGACACCATCTGCACAAACGCGCAGCAAAACATCATTGTGGTCAGCACCCCGGACGAGAGGCGTGCCACGCTGTACTCTAAGGTCAAAGCCCTTAACATAGGAAGTAAGACATACGAAATCAACGCCTACCGAACGGCGCCGGACGGCACGGTCAAGGGAGTCATCCGAGGTATAGCCGTAGACGATACCCCGGAGGAGATAGCCGAAAACATCGTGAACCCCTACAACCCCCTAGCGGTGGAGGCGCACAGAATCGGCAATACAACCACGGTGATAGTAGTTTTCGCTGGACAGAAAGTACCCAACTACGTTAAGTATGGCTCGATATTGGTCAAGTGCGGGCTTTACCGCAAGCACTTTGACGTGTGCAAGCAATGCGGCCGGGTCGGCCATAGAAGAGACGTATGCCCGAATAGCAACGCCAAAGTGTGCTTCGGCTGCGGAATCGCGAACCCCAGAGAGGGTCACGAACGCGAATGCAAGCCCAAGTGCAAGCTATGCGGGGGACAGCACCCAACAGGCGAGAAGGAATGCAAAAACAAGTACAAGATGCCGTACGTGGTCAAAAAGCGGCAATGGGAACGCAAGATGGAAGCCATGCAGCAACAACCGAACCCGGAAAGCTCTCCGCCGCGACGAGCGTCGCCTGCCGAGAGACCCCGCGGGGAATCGAAGCAGCGCGACAGCAGCCGCAAAAGGGACGACAGCAAAATAGGCAGGAGCGCCAGTCACCGCAGGCCGTCGCAGTCGAGGGAGAGAGGCTCCTGGGCCGACGCAGTCAAGGCAAACATGGCAGAGAAGAGACAACCACCGGCGCAAAACGCCGCGAAGAAGATCCAAGAAGCGAACGGGGTGGAGAAATCCTTGAGAGACGAGAACGAGAAGCTAAAGCGAAGAATCGTCGAACAGGACGCAACCATCAGGGAAATCAACGAGAAGCTAACGACATTAATTGcgatgcagcaacagcagcaacagcagccgaCGCCCGCACAACAGAGGAAACAAGAGATGACCGAGGACGAACCAGAGGTCGAGGTGGACCCGAGAGCCACGATAGCGGCAGGACCGGCTCCCAAGACGAGAGCCATAGAGGGCGCCAAAGAACGAAAGATAACGGAGAGAATCGAAAAACAGGGCGACAGACTCGACCATCTTGAGGCGACCAGCAAGGTAACCAACGAACGCCTCACCGCGCTCGAGCAAATGGTTCAGCAGATGACAACCAACATTCAGAGCACGATCCAGAACATGATAGCGCAGATGCAAACACAGCTGCAGGCGCACATACAGGCACAAATGCAAAGTATGGAAGCACAGGTCATCGCCAAACTGCAGCAATCATGGCAAGGACAGCACGCATAG